A window of Daucus carota subsp. sativus chromosome 2, DH1 v3.0, whole genome shotgun sequence genomic DNA:
CAGaggtaaattagtaatttcaagaAAGCCCACCATTTCTGCACCAATTAGGGCAATTCCACATTTGGGTCTTTGACATTTTGAAGAAAGGAGCAATTTTAAAGGGGACAGTCCTTTAAAAACCACTTAATTAGTGGCTCATGTTGAAAATGTACAATTATTTTCCAGTAAATTCCAAAACTAGATCAAGAATTTAAAGCTAAATGCAACCTAGATTCACATAATCTGCAAGATTATAGACCTTACAATACTATGAAAAGTAGAAATCTTGCAGATCAGAAAATGCTGAAAAGATTGATCTATCAAGCTCAACTACTGACCTTACATTTTGTATTCATTGATTCCCAGAAACAAAAAATATGGAGATGGGGAGAAAGAAGACAAGTGATGCAATATAGtatttcacacacacacacacacactgatGAGTGATGATATAACAAACACTAACGTTGGTTTTATATAGATGCAGAAATAGAATAAAGATATAGGAGTAAGTAAGATTtgcagaaataatataataatacatatTCTTACCAAAGAGAAGAGAATCTTAGGAAGAGACGAAAGGGCTGTTTGATAACAGAAGTCACTCTCTGAGCCTGTCTTGTCTTGATGAAGATTCTCTGTGCTAGGTtcataaaaatcacaaaaagcCAAGCACGCAAGTAGTAGTGTTATAGTTTTCGAGAAACTTGGGCTAGCTAGGGCTAGGGGCTATTATATATTGCTAGGGGACTCGATTGCCTTATGCCGTGATGTTTGCAACTTTTTATTCACTCCTAGCTCctatttttatatctttttcgttttatttttaattttttataaaatataattcaaaaaatatttttaataagagTTTGCAGTTTTGAAAGTCGATAATCataactaaaagttgattctaaccgtAACTTTTCCGCTTTTCCACTTTTAGACTCTGTCCTGATTAATCATTTTCGCTCTTTCAACTtatctcttatttatcaattttattaataaaaacaagATTTAACTCTTTTTCGATgagttaaattttttgttaaattctCTTTTTAGAAGccaaatttgtaaaaaattgttaaattcTCGTCCCAAGCTGTGTTTGGttgttattataaattttcGATTTACAGAGTTGGTTTagaattattgttattatgtgttaaATTTTACTTGTTTTAGTTAGTTTGCTAGAGTATCGATGTGCAATTGAGGATGTGGATTGGATGTTATAGCACATTATTTTGACGAGTTTTAGAAGTTGtgtaatttgtttaattttgttgtgTGAACAAAAAGATTTATTTTGCAAACATGATTATGTGGTAATAAAAGATAAGTAATATAATTCGGACGATTAGCGTCCGAAGAAtatgatttatataatataacaaaaatgTGAATATATTGATATCAATGATCAATGATGATTATTGTTGTATTCGTTTTCTGACATTATGACTTTTATACATAAAATGTATCGAAATACATTGTTCAAATTGCATCGAGATACAATATTTGAAGGATGAAACTTCTTTTgttcaaaaaatttatcatttaacaATAGACATGCTTACTAATCCTAAAAATTTAGacaacaaaattttaatgattGAGAAATGAACAGAGATAAAAGGTGAATATATGATTAAACTCAGCACATGAAACCATTTTCGTTGCACTTGTCATCCACCAAAATATCTTTGAGCTAAAAAAAAGATAACACtacaatcataaaaaaaaaaatttaacataataaatatcCATTACACTAAATAATTCAATTATCTCAAAtcttaattgaaaattattgatatattaaaaatatgtatgtatctaatcaaagaaaaattatttgattacacaatataatttgatgatAAAGCGGTGATaaaatttctaaatacaaaCAAAGTAAGTAACGAAAcatattaaaatcttaaaaaaagtCGATAATTAAATCATCATATTAGAGAATATATGGTCTGTTCAAGACTTGACGAATCAAAAGATTCAAGATATAACTGCATTATATGATGTATGATCTATGTTAAGATCGGACAATATTCACACATCTAAATTATTCCGAAAAAATTCCAATAAACATTatacaaaataacaaaatatatatatgaatctaTGTAATCTCGATTAGATAATAACAATAACAccgaatataaattaaaaaatatttaagatattatttttttgccaaagaTATTTAAGATTTAGAAACCAAAATCTATCTTTTCGTTTAACTCTcctttctctctttcttttttcttttttcttttttccttttgtcGTAGGTGTCATATTAAAAAGCTTAAGCGGGCCCCAAAGTCGAAACGGATTTGCCGATGTACAGTTAGACTTTTGTGACTGTATACTATATACCGTGTCACTCGCAGACTTGCAGTACATAACACACTTCTGCATTATACAATGTCAGCTCTGAAACCCTCCAACCCCGACGTCGCCGGCGAAACTTCCGCCATGATCCGACCCGAACCGTTCGAGTCCGACGACGATTTCGCATTCCGTCTCCAACTCCTCGAAGCAATGACCGCTTCTATGAGCTTTCAACCTTCATCATCAACTCAATCATCATCAAACGCCGCCGTTTCAAGCTCCTCCCAAACCCTAGCTCTCCACCAGGAGATTCTCGACCTCAATCTCGCCCATCAGGAGGCGAAAAAATCGCTGGACGATTACAACCGTTGGATTGACGATCGCAAGCTTGCTGAACAGCTTCAAAACCAGTCGGAGGGCGAGTGGGATGATTTGGAGAGCTTTTCGGAAATCGGAGAGTCATCGGAGGGAGGTAGAGATGAGATTTTTAGAGTTTATTTCAAGGGATTGCTTGCAAATGATGAGAATTATGATTCAAAAGGGAAGAGTTGTGTTTCGAAAGGGAAGAATTGTGTTTTGAAACCAAAGGTTGCGGGAATTGGAGTGGCGATTTGTGATGAGAGTGATAGATTGTTGTTAGAGATTAGTAAGCCGGAGAAAGTGATGGAGGGAGAGTGGATGAATAATCGTGTTGTGGCTGCGAGAGCTTTGATTGAAGGACTGAGTGCTGCGCTTAATCTCGGTTTGAAGAATGTTGTGTTTTTCTGCGATTACTTTGCGTTACACCAGATGGTGAGTATCTAGCCTTTTGGTTATAAGTTTACGGTTTTCTATATTGTATTGTGGTAGTGTTTacttttattctcatattcttGTTAATGTGGTTTGTATGTGATATGTGATCTCTAATAGATACATTAAAATTGGCTTTATATAGTATGATTATGTAACGTAGAAAGATTAAGTtaccaaataattttttcttcttATGGTGTTCTGTTTAGATAGAATGAAGATTGCGCAGGGTATATGGTAAAAATGTTTATGATGATGTGCAGATGATGTAGTTGCTTTATTTGACAAGGACCTATATAGAGTATACCTGGCTTCATAGCTAATTATTCAGCAGTAACTCGTAGAGATTATTGAAATGCAATGAAAATCTGATTATAATTCTAAGTCCGTAATACCCTGTCTTGCTAGTCCTACGGAAGTGGTTGTCTACATGCTAGATGTTAGCACGTCAATACAATATTGGCATATCAACTGAATATTAACAAGAGATTAGGCTCCACAACCTAAAGTCTGTACACATGATCACACCGATAAATTTGTGGTTTGCACAGTAGTGTTCTGCGAAGGCCAGATGGACCTGGGGCTAGAATGCTGCCTAGGTGTTTTTGCTACTGTCAAGGTTTCTATACTATTATATCCATCTAACTATATGTTTGTCATTATTATATAGCGTTAGAATTTACATGCTAAATTTAAAGATCTTTAACCTGCTTACCCGAAATGCTGCAACCTTGTATCCctgatttatttgttttatgcCCTATAGAACTTGAATAATTTTGTTCTTACAACTTTCATATCCTTTTATCCCATTTCACATCCAATTGTGGCGACTGTTAATTTTTATTGGAATATGCAGGTTACCGGACGATGGTCAGCGAAGCAAGATAAATTGGCAGTCCTACTTAACAAAGTTAAGAGTTTACGAAAGAGATTCACTACCTGCAGGCCATCTTTTGTGGCCCGAAATGAAGTCAAGTTTGCGTTTAAACTTGCTAGAGAGGCTATAGTTTCTCTAACGACCAAGCATGCAGAGTCAAGTGGTGCAAAACTCGAGTCTTGTTCTATCTGTTTGGAAGATGTAGAGATATGTCAGATTTTTTCGGTAGATGGTTGTATGCACCGCTATTGCTTTTCTTGCATGAAACAACATGTGGAGGTGAAGTTGCTCAATGCGATACAGCCCAAGTGCCCTCATGATGGCTGCGCCTCTGTATTGACACTTGATAGCTGTCAGAAATTCTTGACACCAAAATTGGCTAAGATTATGAGTGAACGCTTGGCAGAAGAGGCAATTCCTGTGACAGAGAAAATATATTGCCCGTATCCTAGATGCTCTGCATTGATGTCAAGAACTGACAGTTTAGAATATACTAAAACTCTATACCCTTATGTCCAAGATAGTGGAGTAAGGAAATGCATGCAATGTCATCGTCTATTCTGTGCCAATTGCAAGGTTCCTTGGCATAACAACATGAGTTGTTATGTGTTTAAGAAAAACAATTTCAATCAACATGGAGAAGATGTAAAACTGAAGACCCTTGCAGCGCAAAATCTATGGCGTCAATGTGTGAAGTGCAGTCATATGATTGAACTAGCGAAAGGCTGCTACCACATGACATGCAGGTATTGGTTTATTGCTTACACAACCTAGTACTACCTCTGGTCCCTTTTACAGTGTGTTGAACATTTATTAAGCTGCTAAACAACATAGTTATATCCAATATCAGACAACTATCTATTTCTAAAATAGAGATATAGTCAACGCATTTTTTCATGGAAAAACTTGAGCAGAACTTTGTGTACATTCAAGGACATGTAAAAATGGACTTGGGATCATAACTTGGAGTCCTTTTCTCTTTCTTAATTTTGTCAGTTTTCTGTACATGTTATAGTTGTTTATGGCTTCATTGATCACACACACTTTTCAGTTTTTGTTCCTGAAGTGCATATACAAGAAAGTTTAAGTTCTTAGCTTCAACAAAATCTTTGTTATATATGATCACCATCATTTTCTGAATCGTCTAGAAAATTATCATACCAATCAAGTATTAAATTCCTTTTACAAGTGATGTATACTTGGTGAGAGTTTCCGATAGTCTTGCTCATAAATTTGACATCAGTTGATTCAATCAGCTGATTTAATTTTAGGGTTAAACATTAACTTTTAAGAAACTATGTAATAgggaaatattttaataatctgACCGGGAGTGAGAAATTGCCATATTTGTACTAGTGAGATGGCTTTGCATGTGAGTAAGTTTTTTAAGTAGGTATTTCTAAATAATGGAAGGACCTAGTGCGGATATTTGAAGTGATactaaattaaaagaaaaaatctaAAAACTGAATGCCACAGCTAAATATTTATTGAAGGGACGGGTGTCCTTGCTATGCTATGAGTATGCCACTTTATCATgcttttgggtttttttttaatgaatatatgattttacaTTTAAATAACTAAATGTGTAGTAACTTGCACCGCTACTTagttctttttttatttaatttacttCCATAATatgtatgttgtgtttggttgggatgaatgaaATTGGAGCCAACGGAATAATTTTGAACTAAATTATGGATAAGGATAACTGTTCAATATTTCATTTCATACTCCATTCTATccatttataacaatctaaactAGAGCTCAAACCCCCAATTTGAGGATAAATGCCCCCATTTTCTTCTCAGATTTTGTCATGAAAAGAATTTGCAGttgctcttttcttttcttctgttttttttCAGATCTTCCCTCTTACCTCCACTGTTTTCCTTTGATTttattcattccatttcattttCCCAAACCAAACATAACACTGCTCATTTAGAACTATAACTGAGTCAGCAATTGGATGCTGTAATGATAGAAACAAGCATTGAAGTGTCAAAAATTTGGCTGgccttctgttttttttttttggaaaactTTGGTTAATATGTTTGCTGGATTAATCTGTTTGGCATTTGAATGTTTGTATAAAACACTAATAATGAAGTTATATTATGTTAATTCTTATATTGTTGACATTCCAATTTTTTCTTCTCATTGATTTACTATAGGAGTAGACTACAAATTAAAACATGTATTGTCTCTCCCTATACCATCTTGTAGATCCCATAATGATGTGctattaattttattcttaTGAACAGATGTGGGTATGAGTTCTGTTACACTTGTGGATCTGAGTGGAAAAATAAGAGAGCTACTTGTACCTGTCCACTATGGGATGATGATAATATTATGGATGATGACTTTGACGATGACTATGATGCTTTTGAGGAGGTTGACTTCTTtgattcagatgatgaagatgattacTTTTGAGTTCTTGTGTAAAATATGACCATCACTTGCATTTTGTAAATCTCATTAGATGGTGGATAACCTCTATTCTAGTGTATTAATGGCCTCCTGAGATCCCTTGGGTAATTGCTGGCGCCAGAGGTACACCATGATGGAATTATGGGCCCAGTTGTAGTTTTAATGTTCGGATTATTTCaacatttttgtttataaaactGTTAAATTCCAATTCTTGTTCTTCCTAATTTAGAAATGACATCTCAACTGCAGTCATGTATTGTAGAACTGTTTTATTGAGATGAAACTGTCTATGCTTTAGGTGCCTATGGTGGATACACCTATGCTTTAGGTGCCTGTGGTTTTGTTACATTCTCGCAGTTTTAGTCCTGCACTAGCAGTTTGGAGCAACATGTTACTAGTATTAaccaacatttttttttgttcattcTGCTGCCAAGGATTGTTAAATGATTATGTATAAACACTGTAGTTAATAGCACCAAAGGTGTGAAAGAAACCAAaattacagtttccttttttaaggtaaaaaaagggaaaaaattACACAAGTTGTAAATATGTTTCCTCCGTTTTAAGAGAAATAAGCTATGAAGGTTGAAAAAAGCTCAATGATCTTATTAAAAGCCCATGTTTGGCAACCgcttattttaaaaagtaattttttatgttttttaaaaaaatacatttttttacacatttttagatataaatattgAGTTGAAAGATGAAAACTAGAAAAGCTGTTGAAgctaataagaaaaatattgagGGGCTGTTTGGGAGCCAGAAGCCAtttctgcttctggcttctgcttttcttgatccgtttgtgtaaagaagtagaagcacttttaagaagctgagaatgctaacttctctctcacagcttctgcttctttcccaaacattttattaacttatttacttctcacttctactccacttctttactttaagcatggaatcactttttttaagcttggcCAAACGGGCCCTGAGTCGaggaaaaaatattgaaaagtaAGGATGATGAGAATGAACTGTCTGACTACTTGAGTGATGAGATGCGATCACTCTCATCTTCAAGTGAGGATGAAACCTTCAACAAGGTTTACATAAGACTCcctctttctaaaaaaaaaaagaagaaatgtaTTCTATAATTCTAATAGACATACAGATTGTGATATAAAATTCAATTCTGGGTTACGATTTGGTTCAATGGAAAGATTCAGAAAAGCAGTTAGGAGTTAGGGATTATGGTTTTGCTgatttatttattatgaatattttagcaatttaaaattttataatgaaaatttataGGTTTATGTCATTGCTTGACATGCTTCAAGAGATACATTTTAAGATAATGAATAGGCCTAGAGGAAACAGAGAAAGGATGATGGCTAGTGAATATCAAATTTGTTCAAGAATCAAGACAAAATTGGACATTGCCATCACAAAGTCAGGAGCTTGGAGAGCTACCTGGGATGGCTTGAGGACATTTGTGGTATGATCGTTTATGCTTTTATTTTGTCGATGTGCAATTATAATGTTACTATCATGTAGTAATATATTTATTGCTTCATTGCAAGTGAAAAATGGTAGCAGGACTTTAATTGTAGATTTGGTTGACAGGAAATGTGACTGTAGAGTCTTTGACTTGACTAGCATTCCTTGTGCCCATGCAATGACAACAATTCATGATAGAAAAGAACAATCATGGAATCATGTCTCCAAATATTATAGGAAGGAGATGTATCTTTAAGCATATAAGCACTCTCTTGCAGCTTTAAAGGGTGAGGAATTTTGAGAAAGTCATTCTTATGATGAGATGCTCCCACCACTTATGCTCATAAAGTTGGGAGGTAGACCGAAAAAACAAAGGAGAAAAGAAGCATGAGGAAGGTGGAAATAGGAGTGAAAGTAATCAGCCTAATATTCAAAGGTATTCTAGTGGAAAGAAAATGCATTGCAGCATTTGTAGACAGCCTGAACATAGGTGCACAAAGTGCCCGAACAAGCCTTCAAAAAATAATGCAAAAAGTAATGTAACTAATGATACATCAGAAGAAGCAAATAATGTTGATCCTGAAACCCATCCTGCGGAAGAAAGTAGAGCAGATCAGGGAGTCTCAAACGCACCCTCAAAAAGACCAAAATTGCAAGAGTGAAGAAAGGAAATGGCTATAGTCATTAAGGAA
This region includes:
- the LOC108206766 gene encoding E3 ubiquitin-protein ligase RSL1, whose protein sequence is MSALKPSNPDVAGETSAMIRPEPFESDDDFAFRLQLLEAMTASMSFQPSSSTQSSSNAAVSSSSQTLALHQEILDLNLAHQEAKKSLDDYNRWIDDRKLAEQLQNQSEGEWDDLESFSEIGESSEGGRDEIFRVYFKGLLANDENYDSKGKSCVSKGKNCVLKPKVAGIGVAICDESDRLLLEISKPEKVMEGEWMNNRVVAARALIEGLSAALNLGLKNVVFFCDYFALHQMVTGRWSAKQDKLAVLLNKVKSLRKRFTTCRPSFVARNEVKFAFKLAREAIVSLTTKHAESSGAKLESCSICLEDVEICQIFSVDGCMHRYCFSCMKQHVEVKLLNAIQPKCPHDGCASVLTLDSCQKFLTPKLAKIMSERLAEEAIPVTEKIYCPYPRCSALMSRTDSLEYTKTLYPYVQDSGVRKCMQCHRLFCANCKVPWHNNMSCYVFKKNNFNQHGEDVKLKTLAAQNLWRQCVKCSHMIELAKGCYHMTCRCGYEFCYTCGSEWKNKRATCTCPLWDDDNIMDDDFDDDYDAFEEVDFFDSDDEDDYF